GATGTACCGAGTTTATTTTTTCGACATTTTGTTTAGTTGCTGAAAAACTTGGAGAAATCCTTGTTACGTCGGCCGACTCATATTCACAAGTTCACACAATTCACGCTTTGGAGCCGCAAGGCCCAAAACCTTTCAGTGGTCTACCAGGAAAAGGGTAAGGCTATCCGCTAAATTCATACCAAATCCATTATTGATAGGACTATTACTTAATATACTTTTTtagcttttcataaaaataaattaaacttattttaacacaatttcatatatttagacATATATCTTAacttatttacattcaaacacatattaATAGGacttacaaaaatattaatatttacatatattaattcaaatcatctaacatcaccttaacatttaaatatagcGTTAAGAACCTTGCTCTTTAAGAAGGCACTGTTAGATCTTGaacttttgaaatatttatggcAAATAGGCAATATGATGGCTAAagttattataatttacaaaaggataatgatacacttacaTCCTCTTCACTGGGAATTGAAAATAATGGACCTAGATGATGGAAGTCACACGCTCCCTCAAGTGGCGTTTGAGTCATTCTAAAGTTTAGACCTGGTGAGAAATATAATGAATCATTTAGTAGCTAATACTAATGATCTAAAGTGAATCTATATTCGAATttgaatcaaaagaaaatagtatttgacatatattattaaattaatttgttttgtaaGCTGCATAACACACCGTCTCATTACGACTTTTAGTTGTAATTTAATAATCTGTTTATTAGACTATTCTAAAACTGGATCAAGCGACTTCTCCTTAGTGGGAAATGAGTGAGAGTCAATTTTTGGCTTTAGttccctcttttttattttcactggTGTTGCGTTTGTCTGCTTTGGGATGATTGTTTGAGACTTTCACCCCATTGAATTTTATATCATGTAATCCTTAGTTTTTCTATGAAACTGCTTgcttagaggaaaaaaaattaatttgttttgtttcgGGTGGATGAGGATCAAAGAAACCCTTGTAAGGAGGCGAGAATCTGTTTTATGCAGCTGGGCATGGGGCTCATGCTGTACTTTTATGATCTCATGTGCTAATGCTGGCGCTGGATACATACATAGCTTTTGCGTGAGCTTTGAAGAATATACTTTTTTGATCATTTTCTTCTCCTATTATTCAAATGGTGACTTCACCtacttgtaatatatttataaatcacATACATGTGAACTGAGGAAAATTTTTGTTGCTACATGAACTTGCGTTGATGGTGAACTTTGCTGTAGTAAAGAGTATTTTCATGACTAAAACAGTGGATTGTTCACCATGTGCATGGCAGGCAGCAAAGACAGTGAGAAgctgaagaaaaaagatgtagTGAAGGGGAAGGTGGAGAGAAGGTCCTGAGCCATTCAGTTTACTAGTTACTGGTGAATTACCATATAATGCATAAAACATTTTAGAATGTATAGATCCATTTTCGAGTAATGCTATTCATAAGCTTAATTCTcatcattttttcatcattttataatgtgatattagatgataGGTTCACAAGTGATAAGaggatgatgagaaaattgatgataaataaattttttctagaAACAACTTAATTCATTCATTTTGGTAGGAATCCTGACGTGATTAATTgttgtattttgttttcttccctAATATAGTACAGCAAGAACAGGTGGTACTTAAGACTTGATTGAATATTTGCAGCGTAGGTaagttaaagacagcttgaaaaTGGAGCAATTATAGGCAGCATAAGCGTGTTGAAAAAGTGGCAAGGTTTTGGCTCTCCAGCTCTAGCTCATTCGTTTCTCGTTTCTTTGACTTTGGTCCTAATTCATAAAATCCTAAAGTCACCTGTATATGCATGATCCAAATTCAAGCCGAAAGCAATAAGCAATGTCAGGAGCCCACCAAGCTGTCAGCTGCTTcctacacacacacaaacacagacACTGTGTAGTCACATGCATCTCTCATTCTTGAATGGCATGGCATCTAAGAAATCATATTCTTGTTTTCTCGGAAACAAGGAGGGAGATCGATACTCGGATCTCAAGAGTTGGACCCAAGGACAGTGGCCACCCTATTGCAAATGATTTGCTCGAGTTGAGGGGTCATTTTTCCTGCCTCTCATTCTTTTTCGGTCAACATCGGAGCTGGTGTCTTTGGCCAGTTAGACAAAATCATCTTTGCCCCCACTAGTTGTATGCTTTGTTCTGGCCCTTCAAAAGCAATGCATGATATATGCTCCATGTTAGTTACATGCAATCCTTGTTTTCCTTGTTTGTTTTAACTATCGTTATAATCTATTATTTTTGTGATAATGTATCATCGTGACTTTGCTGCTTAATTTCCACcccttaatattttcaaatgctGCATGTTCTCTGTTCTCAAATAGAAAAGGcttctttcaacattcttttgaatatttttttccttcttctcgaGTATGTTTGGACATAGACTCCTGTTAGTTGACTCTAAGACAAATTAGTTTCAACTGCTAATTTGTCTGACATGAacgatttaattatattattaattttctcagCCGtgtaatgatatttttatgtctaatttatAGGGCAGTTATTTTCAATTGTCCTTGTCATACTACTGGAGTTGAATGATACGTATAACTTCTATATCACCCTCCAGAATTTTCTCGGCTGTTAAGTTTAAGGTTTCTAGTATTTGTAGAGATAAAATATGTTAGACTCATTCGGCAGTTAACTATGCAATGAAATCTTTTTCTGATGGGTTAGATCTCTATGCAGTGATTGATTGGGGAACATGACATCCTTTTGAGCAGAACGGTACAAGTTTTGAAGTGAGAAAATAGCTTCCCCTGTTTTGCCGAGTCTCAAGCTGATCGATATTTCTTAAGAAACAAATGacattataatgatgagatgaaataaattgaaattaaagttaaaaattaaataaaatattattatttttatttttatattaaaatttgaaaatattttataaaagtgaacAAGACCATTATAAGCAATTGGATTTCCTGACCttccaaaaagaagaagaagaaatgcttAGCATATGAGAGACAATAAAAGTTTTGctttctcatctttttaagaTATATAGCTTTTTGTCACTCGTGGGGGTTTTATGCATTATGAAAAAAATGCGGAATCTTCTGCATAAAATGTTAATCAAGTTGTAGAAGTGTTTATCAAAATGCTCAAACGATCCCACATAAATCTCACAACTACATGTCTTccatttcataattatttattatagagCTACCAACTCACACAAGTTATTACTCTTAATTCAACCTACTCAcccttctttcttatttctcatCAAAACACCAATCGCATGCCCATCTTTTATGCCTTTATTAATTGGTCCATTTAGAGTACTGAGCctctttttttctaaatatcagATATGCAGATTTCAAGCACTCTCTTTTGGTATGAAAATTCAAAAAGATATATTGAACTTTGCAATATCCACACTGTATAATTAATGATATCACTTTttaacatgaaaattgctatgattacaaagaattaaattatttgtactgatatatatatatattatttacaaaagcTGGTTAGCAGTTGGGAGTCGGGGTCTGGGAAGAAACAGATGAACAGAGCAGTAAAactgtaaaatataaaagaaggaAGTATAAAATTTGAGGTTTTTATGTTCGTACGTAGATGAGCTCTGATTTCGATGATGTTTGGCATCCGAAAAAAGAGACGTTAGAGATTCGTACTATTCCTTCACACGTAGGGCGTCTGGTCGGTCAGTGGTCACTACCCTCTTTATTTTATAACTGCTTTGAGGTACGGAAATTCCagaacaaatatttatttatatatttttgtaaactaaaataaataatccattATCTGGGATTTTTTCtcctaataatatattttttttcatttttttaaaagtgatatCTGCTTGTCAGCTATCTATACGGgaaaatttctatttataaatttattatataaaatgacaCGTCTTTAGCaccttatattttttaaaaaataatgtcatatttaattagaaaatatgtaaatattatataattattttaaaaaataatagagtttactattaaaaaataattaatttttaatattaattcagtatttatttatttttttcaaaagtaaatACACGGCACTTGAACATACACGACtataactattatttttattttaaaatcattttcccctctcaaattaaatgagaaaatatCAAAGCTATAAACAtgttctttaaattttacattttttacataaaagttGATGTATAAAACATACTCTCCATTTTATTGACACGCTAAGATTTAATTTAgaatagattttaattttaaatatttttaaaaattaaatattttcatgttaattaaATAAAGATGTGTTTGCATATACCaatttctaaataattttttatatttttaaggtgtaatgattttattttaataataccaTAGGTTCCTTTATTGCCTCTCACAAGTCTatcaactattaaaaaaaaaaaaattatgaatctcTAATTGGGAGTGGTGGGGGATGGAGCATGTTATGCACTAGATTGAGTTGAGCAACCCTTTTAATGATCTCCCCTAATGTATTGTTCATCTTAGGATAATGATGCCTTATAATTGCCTCtccaaattaaagaaaatttgggcaaagagttgaaaaaataaaaaaaaagggtgaaaaaGTAGAGGCTGACTGAAATTATGATACCTAGCCCACCTGAAACTGGTGGAAAATGTccaatcttttttctttctttctattcttttgaggtgaaaatacaataatttgtAGGGATAGAAGCATATTGTAAATATTCAAAATTGGAATATGGTggttgcttcttcttcttcttcttccatgaTTGGTAAATATTGGAGCCAGAAAGAAAGTATGTATTATATTACAGAAGTGGAGTTGTGAAATTTAATGGGAAACAGAGAGGCAACGGTAACATTCAGTTTGGAGGTTCCTTAAGGGCAGTTTGaggatatgaaaatttaaacGGAACTTTTGTATAAATGAACAGCAAAGCAAAGGGAGGTGGAGATGTTACTGCACACAATCAagacacactctctctctctctctctctctctcttacccACACACAGAAAGTGTGACGACGATTGCAATTTTTTCTTTGCGCATCCTCTTTCTCACTCCATTTGCAGTCTATCTTCATctgtgatctctctctctctctcaacttctCTTTCAATCTCTTGCTTTTGCTTATATCTTCCATTAGCTTTCTGTTCTTCTCTTTCTGCTTTTCACCGTCATTAACGATttgactctctctctttttttacaTTGGTTTTGTCTAGTTCCATTGCACTCGCTAAGCAAAAAACCTCCGAgaggatctctctctcttttctgttCTCTCTAACACATTTGTTTTACACCCATTTGGATTTGGTGGCCAAAGAAGAGTTTTTAGCCATGGAAGCTCCGAAACCAGAAGAGATAAGCCATCCACCAATGGACCAACTTCAAGGTCTAGAGTACTGTATTGACTCAAATCCATCATGGGGTATGACGAGTTTTTCAATCTCCGTTTCTCCATTCATTGGGTTATGCATCTACTGAGTTCTGGCCCATTTTTATGTTCTCTGTTTCTGTCCCTTCTCATTTTTTGCGTATGAAAACAGCGGAGGCAATAGCTCTGGGTTTCCAGCACTACATTTTGGCCTTAGGAACCGCGGTTATGATTCCATCGTTCCTTGTTCCATTGATGGGTGGCAATGATGTGAGCCGATTCTAAAAGTCATTGGTCTATGTTTTAgattgttttatcatttttgttgaTTGTATATCTCGTCGCTTCTTTTCGTAGTTAGAAATTacacaattaaataaatcatatatatatatttttaatttatgatcaGCTAAAATCTGGTATgtctttttgttcttttgatCCTTCAGGATGATAAAGTGAGGGTGGTGCAGACTCTACTTTTTGTTGAAGGTATTAATACACTTCTACAGACATTATTTGGAACCCGGCTGCCAACCGTGATAGGAGGATCTTATGCATTCATGGTCCCCATCATTTCCATAATTCACGACAAGTCCTTGATGAGCATTGACGATCCTCAGCAGGTTAGTCCAAATCTGCATGCCACTTTTCAGACCTCAGTTTTGTATTATTTTCCTTCAAGCTGGACTCAACATCGGTGAAAAGGACATGTTCTTTCGGCGGATACTTCCCGCTTACCCAATTGGCTTTATCATAGCCAGACAAAAAACAAGATAGACACGTATGGTTTAGGAGTTTAGTCAAATCAACATAGAAAGCTCCAAGATTAATAAATATGTGCGTGCGTGTGGTGGTGTGAAGGGTAAAAATTGGAAGGTCCAAGTGTATTTATGAATATGATCCTATATTTGAGTAATTAATGTTTCAATTTGCCTTAACTCTTATCAAGAAATTGCAGTGACAAGCTGCCGGCCGATTTATTTAGCTGCATTCGTTTTAGAAGCGTTTTTCCAAAAACTAATCCTCTTGCCATTTATTTCTAGAGATTTCTTAACACCATGAGAGCAGTCCAAGGTGCTCTAATAGTAGCATCAAGCATACAAATTATCTTGGGATTTAGTCAGATGTGGGCCATCTGTTCCAGGTACTTTCCATCAAATCAAATGAGTTTTCACCCTCTTTTGTCAAAGCAACGAACCCGAGGTATCAACTTTTCAACcccattaattttattattatttttttttgacatTTCAGGTTTTTTAGCCCTCTTGGAATGGCTCCGGTAATTGCGCTTGTTGGTTTTGGCCTGTTTGATAGAGGCTTCCCTGTGGTATAGAATATTACAGCCATTTTTTTAATCCTCACTATTTCCTAATCTTAATGAAAATGTCgctcatactttttttttttatcatcattaaTTAACTGAATTTTTATCAGGTTGGTCGGTGTGTTGAGGTCGGCGTTCCCATGCTTATTCTATTTATCGTCTTCTCCCAGGTACTACtgtataaaacaaaatttaagatgACTTGTAAACTTGTTCGAATACTGTAATAACATTTTGGTgagaaaaatagtaaataataataatgatatgagATGTCAAAGTGAATTGTGCTCAATAacagtgttttttatttttatttttatacagtACTTGAAAAATTTTCAAGTAAGGCAACTGCCAATTATAGAGCGGTTTGCTCTCCTGATATCAATCACTGTGATATGGGCATACGCGCACCTCTTGACGGCCAGTGGCGCATACAGACATCGACCAGAATTAACAAAAGTTAACTGCCGAACTGACCAGGCCAATTTCATTTCTTCTGCTCCATGGTTGGTAGCTAAATTACATCCCATATCAAAtacacattaataaaatgtaacaaACCAAAATCTGACACTATTAGGACAACCATTTATTTGATTCTAAATgaatatctattttattatatctCCTCCCAAACTTGGTAAAAAGATTGTGAAAAGGATTGGATGAGACATTTAGCaactgcttcttttttttttttttaccttgaaATTGATTGTGGTCAGGATAAAGATCCCATACCCTCTTCAATGGGGTTCCCCTACCTTTGACGCTGGTCATGCTTTTGGAATGATGGCTGCCGCTCTAGTTTCATTGATTGAGGTATTTACTTGCATCAGCCAGAGTCAATCAAAGTGATAGAATCAACACATGAAAGTAATGTTGTTGTTTGCATTTACAGTCAACTGGTGCTTACAAAGCTGCATCGCGTCTAGCAAGCGCTACACCACCACCAGCTCATATTCTTAGCCGTGGTATTGGATGGCAGGGACTTGGGATTCTGCTGAGTGGACTCTTTGGAACATTGACTGGCTCAACAGTCTCTGTGTAAGTATTATTGCTTTGTGGTTTTTAACTTCCTCACTTATATTCTACAACTTGACTTTGTTATTAATGTGGAACAACAGAGAAAATGTAGGGCTTCTGGGAAGCACTCGCGTTGGAAGCCGCAGGGTTATCCAAATCTCGGCTGGTTTTATGATATTCTTCTCTTTGTTAGGTGAGAGTCACagattatgttatatatttaccAACATATAATGGCACTTCTAGAGACTTATATAATCGCTTTTGAACTCCGATTCCTTGATTCCTGCAGGAAAATTTGGAGCCCTGTTTGCATCAATACCCTTCACCATATTTGCTGCTGtatattgtgttttgtttggtctTGTTGGTGGGTGTCATGATTTTTACTTTCTCAATACCAATTTATAGACTCCTCTCTGCACTGTGAGTGTTGACCTATTTTTGCTTTCAGCTTCGGTGGGGCTGTCATTTTTGCAGTTCACAAACATGAATTCGATGAGGAACCTCTTTATCACGGGCGTTTCCTTCTTCTTAGGCTTGTCCATACCTGAGTATTTCAGGGAATATACATCCAAGGCTCTTCATGGTCCTGCACATACCAGTGCTGGATGGGTGAGTTCGACTCTTCATATCTACTTGCTTATTTCCCACATAGAAAGAGAAATAACAAAGTCTGTAAAAGTGTTGTGCAAAATTACAATCAATGTGATAGTGCCAGTtcataaaaaattactaaaaagtATTTGCAaatcattattggattgaaaCTTTTTGCAACAACTTGAACAAAAATGCTTTGAGCTTGGACTAGTGTGTATTATTTACTTCAAATACCTCTCCCTTTTAACTTGTGTTTTTATTGATGTGCAGTTCGATGATTTCCTTAATACGATTTTCTTCTCATCCTCGACTGTTGCATTGATTGTCGCAATTTTCTTGGACAACACTCTTGACTACAAGGACAGTGCCAGAGACAGGGGAATGCCATGGTGGGTTAAATTTAGGACCTTTAAGGGGGACAGCCGTAATGAGGAGTTCTACACCCTCCCTTTCAATCTCAACcgtttcttccctccatcttgaAGAAGTGGGTTGCAGTGCTCATTATTAAGAAGAAGGATGTTAATAGGAAAAGCATCATTTCCTGATAAGGATTACATGATGATCACGATTTCAGTGAAagaagggggggtgcaacaaaAGATCCCATGTGTTCTGAATTGCAGAGAGGAATGTTTGCTTTCCCTTCCCTCTTTTTCATTGCTTCAAAGTGTTTTTGACTCGGATAATATTTCGATATGAAAGTCACCTAATTTTTGGTGTACATAGGTTTTGAGCTCAATATCCGAAAATGGCACGTATAATCTTGTATCCCAAAACA
This genomic interval from Carya illinoinensis cultivar Pawnee chromosome 10, C.illinoinensisPawnee_v1, whole genome shotgun sequence contains the following:
- the LOC122279228 gene encoding nucleobase-ascorbate transporter 2, producing the protein MEAPKPEEISHPPMDQLQGLEYCIDSNPSWAEAIALGFQHYILALGTAVMIPSFLVPLMGGNDDDKVRVVQTLLFVEGINTLLQTLFGTRLPTVIGGSYAFMVPIISIIHDKSLMSIDDPQQRFLNTMRAVQGALIVASSIQIILGFSQMWAICSRFFSPLGMAPVIALVGFGLFDRGFPVVGRCVEVGVPMLILFIVFSQYLKNFQVRQLPIIERFALLISITVIWAYAHLLTASGAYRHRPELTKVNCRTDQANFISSAPWIKIPYPLQWGSPTFDAGHAFGMMAAALVSLIESTGAYKAASRLASATPPPAHILSRGIGWQGLGILLSGLFGTLTGSTVSVENVGLLGSTRVGSRRVIQISAGFMIFFSLLGKFGALFASIPFTIFAAVYCVLFGLVASVGLSFLQFTNMNSMRNLFITGVSFFLGLSIPEYFREYTSKALHGPAHTSAGWFDDFLNTIFFSSSTVALIVAIFLDNTLDYKDSARDRGMPWWVKFRTFKGDSRNEEFYTLPFNLNRFFPPS